The DNA region TCGCCGACATCTCCACACCCACCGGCCCGATGCGCACGCACCTCTTCCGGCCCTCCGCGCCCGGCCGCTATCCCGGCATCGTCCTCTACTCCGAAATTTTCCAGGTCACCGCCCCCATCCGCCGCACCGCCGCCTTCCTTGCCGGCCACGGCTTCATCGTCGCCGTCCCCGAGGTTTACCACGAATTCGAAGCCCCCGGCACCGTCCTCGCTTACGACCAGCCCGGCGCCGACCGCGGCAACGCCCTCAAAACCACCAAGGAGGTCTCCGCCTTCGACTCCGACGCCCGCGCTGTCCTCGCGTACTTGAAATCACACGACGCCTGCACCGGACGCCTCGGTGTCATCGGCATCTGCCTCGGCGGCCACCTCGCCTTCCGCGCCGGCATGAACTCCGACGTCTCCGCCACCACCTGCTTCTACGCGACCGACATCCACAAGGGCTCCCTCGGCAAAGGCATGACCGACGACTCCCTCGCCCGCATTCCCGAAATCAAAGGCGAACTCATGATGCTCTGGGGCCGCCAGGACCCGCACGTCCCCGGCGAAGGCCGCGCCAAAATCTACGCCGCCCTCACCGCCGCCGGCACGAATTTCACCTGGCACGAATTCAACGGCGCCCACGCCTTCCTCCGCGACGAAGGCTACCGCTACGACGCCGAGCTCGCCCACCTCACCATGGGCATGACCGTGCAATTCTTCCGCCGCACCCTCGCTACCGGCTGACCGCCGTCACCTCGACAGCCGCACGTCCCGCCGCCGCTCGCGCTTCAATCGCCGCGCGCAACTCCCGCTCGAACGTCTCGATGATCGCGTCCCACGTGATCGTCAGCGCCGTCGCCCGCGCCGCCCCACGGATCGCCGCCCACTCCTCACGCCGCCGCATCACGCCACGCGCCTTAGCCACCAGCGCCGGCTTGTCCCCAAACACCGCCGCAAACCCGTTCACCCCGTCGCGCACATGCTGCCGCGTCGCCGCGTAATCGTACGCCACCACCACGAGCCCGCTCGCCAGCGCCTCCGTCACCACATTGCCAAACGTCTCCGTCGTGCTCGCGAAAACAAAAACATCCGCCGACGCATAGTGCGCCGCCAGTTCCTCACCGCGCCGCATCCCGGCGTAGTGAAACTCCGGATGTTTCGCCGCCAGCCCCGCCTTCTCCGGTCCGTCGCCCACCAGCACGAACTTCGCCCGC from Nibricoccus aquaticus includes:
- a CDS encoding dienelactone hydrolase family protein, giving the protein MTLQEASFADISTPTGPMRTHLFRPSAPGRYPGIVLYSEIFQVTAPIRRTAAFLAGHGFIVAVPEVYHEFEAPGTVLAYDQPGADRGNALKTTKEVSAFDSDARAVLAYLKSHDACTGRLGVIGICLGGHLAFRAGMNSDVSATTCFYATDIHKGSLGKGMTDDSLARIPEIKGELMMLWGRQDPHVPGEGRAKIYAALTAAGTNFTWHEFNGAHAFLRDEGYRYDAELAHLTMGMTVQFFRRTLATG